The DNA segment CCGAGGTCGCCAACGCGGGCAGCGGCTGTGTGTTCTCCGGCTACAAGCCGACCTACGTCATGAACTCCAAGAAGTTCCCCGGAGCCGCCGCGCACATCGAACTGATGTGGCGCAAGACCGGCATCAAGTGGGGTCAGCACACCACCAACGGCAAGCCGCTGACCTACCTCGGCAAGAAGAAGGTCGCCGGTGGTACCCGCATGCAGAAGACCGTCAACCGGGAGAAGCTCTGCACGAAGAGTTCCACCAACTTCACCGAGTACAACATTCCCGGAGACCCCTACAAGGGCACCGGGCTCTTCAGTGACCTGTGGACCGCCGATTCGGGAACCGCGAAGACGGACACCATCACCTGTGACGAGTTCTCCTTCGCCAACTCCTTCCAGAGCGCGGGCAACGCGAGTGGCCCGAACCCGGTCACGACCAACGGCACGGAGTGCGTGCAGACGTACCTCAAGCGCAACGCCGACGGCACCATGAGCCTGCACCTGCGGCCCGACTACCCGGACCCGGCCTGGAACGAGCCCTGTGGCCGCTCCAGCATGTCGAAGTGGCAGAACACGCAGTCCATGCAGCCCTTCGGCGGATTCATCCGTGAACAGCGGCTGATGGAGGACGACGACTACTGGGTCGACCTCGACGGGTTCACCCCCTGACACCACCGCACACAGGAAAGCCCCCGCGGAAACATCCGCGGGGGCCTTCCCCTTGGCCTCCGTGGCCTCCTTGGCCTCAGTCGAGGGTGACGCGGCCGTCCAGGACGCGCTGACCGGTGTCTTCCGGGCCGAGGATTCGCTCCAGATCCGCGAGAACCGATGCGAAGAACTCCGGCAGATCCGCGAAGAGATCCAGATCCTCCACGTCGCCGTCACTCCACTGCCCCACCGAACCCGTCTCCGCGTCGATGAAGAAGCCGTACATCTCACCGCACGCGTAGGACTCGGCGGCGAAGGGAATCCACTCCTTGCGCCAATAGGCCACGTCCTCGTTCGGGCCGGGCATCATCTGATGGTGCAGCCGCTCGATGCTCGACAGCGGCAGCA comes from the Streptomyces sp. NBC_00525 genome and includes:
- a CDS encoding SMI1/KNR4 family protein, which codes for MPSGVGESWQRVVSWLRENAQVSHRALGDAASEAEIAAVEEKTGVRFPADLRTYLKVNNGTVTQLDDSNGLTGSCPEGEFLAGGWALLPLSSIERLHHQMMPGPNEDVAYWRKEWIPFAAESYACGEMYGFFIDAETGSVGQWSDGDVEDLDLFADLPEFFASVLADLERILGPEDTGQRVLDGRVTLD